A part of Elusimicrobiota bacterium genomic DNA contains:
- a CDS encoding CTP synthase → MKQTKFIFVTGGVVSSLGKGITASSLGTVLKNCGLKVNMLKIDPYLNVDPGTMSPFQHGEVFVTEDGAETDLDLGNYERYLDVNFSQENNITSGAIYDTIITKERRGDFLGATVQVIPHVTNEIIDRIWKLSENNKCDVVIIEIGGTTGDIEGLPFLEAARQFALQVGRQHVCFIHVTLIPYIRAAEELKTKPTQQSVAKLREIGIEPHILICRTEKPLNDELKAKIALFCNVRKDCVIEEMDVETSIYEVPLTFKAANLERIISYILGLEMKTCDLSAWEKILDTIKNAQDQVTIAIAGKYTNLKDAYKSICESLAHAGIANNTKVKIKYVNVECKNIEEELNGVNGILIPGGFGDRGIEGKINVVKYARENKVPFFGLCLGMQCAVIEYARNVCHMKDANSTEFNPKTRHPVIHLLAEQKDVSHKGGTMRLGAYPCKIDKKSPLAYKAYKKELVFERHRHRYEFNNKYRTELTKKGLSIAGQYQKKNLVEIIELKDHPWFVAVQFHPEFKSRPTNAHPLFRDFVKAALEQAR, encoded by the coding sequence ATGAAACAAACCAAATTCATTTTTGTAACCGGCGGGGTTGTGTCATCTTTAGGTAAAGGTATAACAGCTTCATCTTTAGGAACTGTACTGAAAAACTGCGGGCTTAAAGTCAACATGCTTAAAATCGACCCTTATTTGAATGTTGACCCGGGGACGATGAGCCCCTTTCAGCACGGCGAAGTATTTGTAACCGAAGACGGCGCGGAAACAGACCTGGATTTAGGCAATTATGAAAGATACCTGGATGTTAATTTCAGCCAGGAAAACAATATAACCAGCGGAGCCATATATGATACTATAATTACAAAAGAACGCCGAGGAGATTTTTTGGGAGCCACTGTCCAGGTTATTCCTCATGTAACGAATGAAATCATCGACAGAATATGGAAACTTTCCGAAAATAATAAATGTGATGTGGTTATTATTGAAATAGGAGGTACCACCGGAGACATTGAAGGCCTGCCATTTCTTGAAGCAGCAAGGCAGTTTGCCCTCCAGGTAGGCCGACAGCATGTTTGTTTCATACACGTCACTCTGATACCTTACATACGCGCCGCAGAAGAATTAAAAACCAAACCGACCCAGCAAAGCGTTGCAAAATTGAGAGAAATAGGAATCGAGCCTCATATTCTCATTTGCAGGACTGAAAAACCTTTAAACGACGAACTAAAAGCGAAGATTGCCCTATTTTGCAATGTTAGAAAAGACTGCGTCATAGAAGAAATGGACGTGGAAACAAGCATTTATGAAGTCCCTCTCACATTCAAAGCAGCGAACCTGGAAAGAATTATTTCCTATATACTTGGCCTTGAAATGAAGACCTGCGACCTCAGCGCCTGGGAAAAAATACTCGACACGATAAAAAATGCGCAGGACCAGGTCACTATTGCGATAGCGGGAAAATACACGAACCTTAAAGACGCCTATAAAAGCATCTGTGAATCTTTGGCCCATGCCGGAATTGCCAACAATACCAAAGTTAAAATAAAATATGTCAATGTAGAATGTAAAAATATCGAAGAAGAACTTAACGGAGTCAATGGCATACTTATTCCCGGAGGATTCGGGGACCGGGGCATTGAAGGCAAAATAAACGTAGTAAAATATGCCAGGGAAAATAAAGTGCCGTTTTTCGGCCTCTGCCTGGGCATGCAATGCGCCGTAATTGAATATGCCAGAAATGTATGCCATATGAAGGATGCAAACAGCACCGAATTCAATCCTAAAACGCGCCATCCGGTGATTCATTTACTGGCCGAACAAAAAGATGTTTCTCATAAGGGCGGAACTATGAGGCTGGGCGCCTATCCGTGCAAAATTGACAAAAAATCGCCTTTAGCGTATAAAGCATATAAAAAAGAACTTGTTTTTGAAAGGCACAGGCACCGTTATGAGTTCAATAATAAATACAGGACGGAATTAACAAAGAAAGGCCTTTCAATTGCAGGGCAGTACCAGAAAAAAAATCTCGTTGAAATAATAGAGCTTAAAGACCATCCGTGGTTTGTTGCAGTGCAATTCCACCCGGAATTTAAATCCCGGCCGACAAATGCGCACCCGCTTTTCAGAGATTTTGTAAAAGCGGCGCTGGAGCAGGCGAGATAG
- a CDS encoding amidophosphoribosyltransferase — protein MIKDYCGIFGIYNHKDAAQLTYLGLYALQHRGQESAGIVVSDGKQFKYHKKMGLVTDVFKQEDLENLEGHLAIGHVRYSTAGSSSLKNAQPFVVEHFADPLAIAHNGNLVNTVELRSKLEKSGSIFQSTMDTEVIVHLIAKSKKEKWEDKLCDALRAIKGAYSLVLLTRDTLIAARDPFGFKPLCLGKKDDAYVVASETCALDLIEAEYVRDIEPGEILFINENGLKSLKPFKKEKHAFCIFEYIYFSRPDSYIFGKNVHVTRKNLGRALAREAKIKADLVIPVPDSGICAGLGYAEESGIPLDIAIVRNHYVGRTFIQPSQFIRDVGVKIKLNPVKEVIKGKKIIIVEDSVVRGTTSRVRVKTLREAGAKEIHMCVSCPPHKFPCFYGIDFPTKKELIANNYSMEEIAKFIGLDSIHYLSLEGMLKSMPLPKEEFCTACFNGKYCIKVKDEISKLALEE, from the coding sequence ATGATTAAAGATTACTGCGGTATTTTTGGTATTTACAACCACAAAGACGCAGCCCAACTGACTTACCTGGGGCTCTATGCGCTGCAGCATAGAGGGCAGGAAAGCGCCGGCATAGTTGTCTCCGACGGCAAACAATTCAAATATCATAAAAAGATGGGCCTGGTCACCGATGTCTTCAAACAAGAAGACCTGGAAAACCTGGAAGGGCACCTGGCCATCGGCCATGTACGCTATTCAACCGCAGGATCCTCATCGCTTAAAAACGCCCAGCCCTTCGTAGTAGAACATTTTGCAGACCCTCTTGCCATAGCGCATAACGGGAACCTGGTAAACACCGTTGAACTAAGGTCCAAATTAGAAAAAAGCGGTTCTATTTTTCAGTCTACTATGGACACAGAAGTTATCGTCCATCTTATTGCAAAATCAAAAAAAGAAAAATGGGAAGACAAACTCTGTGATGCGCTCAGGGCTATTAAAGGCGCTTATTCGCTGGTCCTGCTTACCCGCGATACGCTCATTGCGGCCAGGGACCCTTTTGGTTTTAAACCTCTTTGCCTCGGGAAAAAAGATGACGCTTATGTAGTCGCTTCTGAAACCTGCGCTCTGGATCTTATTGAGGCAGAATATGTAAGAGACATAGAACCGGGTGAAATCCTTTTTATCAACGAAAACGGGCTTAAATCATTAAAACCTTTTAAAAAGGAAAAACATGCATTCTGTATTTTTGAATATATATATTTTTCCAGGCCCGATAGTTACATATTCGGAAAAAATGTTCACGTCACCCGTAAAAACCTGGGCCGGGCGCTGGCCAGAGAAGCAAAAATAAAAGCTGACCTGGTTATACCCGTGCCGGATTCTGGAATCTGCGCCGGGCTGGGTTATGCGGAAGAGTCCGGGATACCGCTTGATATTGCGATTGTAAGAAATCATTATGTGGGAAGGACCTTTATCCAGCCGTCCCAGTTTATCAGGGATGTCGGCGTAAAAATAAAACTGAATCCGGTTAAAGAAGTCATTAAAGGCAAAAAAATTATAATAGTTGAAGATTCAGTGGTGCGTGGCACTACCAGCCGGGTAAGGGTAAAAACTTTGCGCGAAGCCGGGGCAAAAGAGATACATATGTGCGTTAGCTGCCCCCCTCACAAATTCCCCTGCTTTTACGGAATTGATTTCCCGACCAAAAAAGAACTTATTGCGAATAATTATTCGATGGAAGAAATTGCAAAATTTATCGGCCTCGACAGTATACATTACTTAAGCCTGGAGGGCATGCTAAAATCCATGCCCCTGCCTAAAGAAGAATTCTGCACTGCCTGCTTTAACGGCAAATATTGCATAAAGGTAAAAGACGAAATATCCAAATTGGCTTTAGAGGAATAA
- a CDS encoding nodulation protein NfeD: MKFIKYLFIFNLLNFTLAADKCYSETYLMEIDGIINPVVADYISDGFKTIKEKDTVIIRMNTPGGLMDSMQQIIKSMLNSPNPVIVWIGPPGTRAASAGVFITMASDIACMAPETNIGAAHPVQMGGGAMPGSGEKDSKQDKVMEGKITNDAAAYMRSIAGEKKRNWKWAEESVTKSLSITSREALDKKVIEYIFPNLDELREKLDSKKIKKLNKEFTVHTKGDIKTIAMKPFKKFLNMIAHPNIAFIFLTLGVYGLIYEFSSPGIGLGAIVGGICLILAFFSMQLLPVNTAGLLMLILGLILMAVDVFNPTVILTIGGLISFVMGGLMLFDFQGKFISISVSLVLTVALASLLFFIFVVRAVVKVRKRKITTGKEGLIGDKGTAKNNFSGPDSKGMVFIQGELWSAQLVENSEVKEGDSIEVVDVVGNLLKIKKG, encoded by the coding sequence ATGAAATTTATCAAATATTTATTCATTTTCAACCTGCTTAATTTTACGCTGGCGGCCGATAAATGTTATTCGGAAACTTATTTAATGGAAATCGACGGAATAATCAACCCGGTTGTGGCTGACTATATTTCAGACGGCTTTAAAACAATAAAAGAAAAGGATACAGTAATAATCAGAATGAATACCCCGGGCGGATTGATGGATTCTATGCAGCAGATAATCAAATCAATGCTCAATTCCCCCAATCCGGTTATCGTCTGGATAGGCCCTCCGGGCACCAGGGCGGCATCGGCAGGAGTATTTATTACTATGGCCAGCGATATTGCCTGTATGGCACCTGAAACAAATATCGGAGCAGCTCATCCTGTACAGATGGGAGGCGGCGCTATGCCTGGATCCGGTGAAAAAGATTCCAAACAGGATAAAGTAATGGAAGGTAAAATCACAAATGACGCCGCGGCCTACATGCGCTCAATTGCGGGCGAAAAGAAAAGAAACTGGAAGTGGGCAGAAGAATCCGTAACAAAGAGCCTTTCAATAACATCAAGGGAAGCACTGGATAAAAAAGTAATCGAATATATTTTCCCAAACTTGGATGAATTGCGTGAAAAACTTGATAGTAAAAAAATAAAAAAGCTCAACAAAGAATTCACTGTTCATACAAAGGGTGATATAAAAACTATCGCCATGAAACCCTTTAAGAAATTCCTTAATATGATTGCTCACCCGAATATTGCATTTATATTCCTTACTTTAGGCGTTTATGGCCTGATTTATGAATTTTCTTCTCCCGGAATCGGCCTGGGCGCAATTGTTGGAGGCATTTGCCTTATTCTTGCATTTTTCTCCATGCAATTACTGCCGGTAAATACAGCAGGACTGTTGATGCTTATCTTAGGATTAATTCTGATGGCTGTAGATGTGTTTAACCCGACAGTTATTTTAACTATAGGCGGATTAATATCATTTGTTATGGGCGGTTTGATGCTTTTTGATTTTCAGGGAAAATTTATTTCCATTTCTGTAAGTTTAGTACTGACTGTCGCACTGGCATCACTATTGTTTTTCATTTTTGTTGTAAGAGCAGTAGTAAAAGTCCGCAAAAGAAAAATAACTACCGGAAAAGAAGGGCTTATCGGAGATAAGGGCACGGCAAAAAACAATTTTTCCGGGCCGGATTCAAAAGGAATGGTATTTATTCAAGGTGAATTATGGAGCGCGCAATTAGTTGAAAATTCGGAGGTGAAAGAGGGCGATAGTATTGAAGTTGTGGATGTAGTAGGTAATCTATTAAAAATAAAAAAAGGGTAA
- the carB gene encoding carbamoyl-phosphate synthase large subunit, whose amino-acid sequence MPKRTDIEKILIIGSGPIVIGQACEFDYSGTQACRALKAEGFKIVLVNSNPATIMTDPEIADSTYVEPVTAEVVEKIIEKERPDALLPTLGGQTALNVTIKLVESGVLEKYNVELIGAKSKAIKMAEDRGLFKEAMTRIGLELPKSGNAHNMLEATETVKEIGFPIIIRPSFTLGGTGSGVAYNIEEFNELAPRALESSMISEILIEESVIGWKEFEFEVMRDLKDNVVIICSIENLDPMGVHTGDSITVAPAQTLSDKEYQLMRDASIKIIREIGVETGGSNIQFAVNPDNGKMVIIEMNPRVSRSSALASKATGFPIAKIAAKLAVGYTLDEIPNDITRETPACFEPSIDYCVVKIPRFTFEKFPRADTTLTTSMKSVGEVMAIGRTFKEALQKGLRALETGKSGLVDLVIKGVSTFSQEEIENKLRVPNPDRIFYIKLALQRNMSVDKIFELTKIDRWFLFNIKEIVEMENNIKKYNKKKITSQLLRSAKEYGFSDKQLAKLLGKDELSIYKLRKKFGILPTYKVVDTCGAEFEAYTPYYYSTYESEDE is encoded by the coding sequence ATGCCTAAAAGAACGGATATAGAAAAAATACTTATTATTGGTTCGGGCCCGATAGTTATAGGGCAGGCCTGCGAATTCGATTATTCAGGCACGCAAGCCTGCAGGGCTCTTAAAGCAGAAGGGTTTAAAATAGTCCTGGTTAACAGTAATCCTGCAACCATCATGACAGATCCCGAAATCGCCGACAGCACTTATGTGGAACCTGTAACAGCGGAAGTAGTAGAAAAAATCATTGAAAAAGAAAGGCCCGACGCGCTTCTTCCCACGCTTGGCGGGCAAACAGCGCTCAACGTAACTATAAAACTTGTTGAATCAGGAGTTTTAGAGAAATATAATGTTGAATTAATCGGAGCAAAAAGCAAAGCTATCAAAATGGCTGAAGACAGGGGATTATTCAAGGAAGCAATGACACGTATCGGCCTGGAACTTCCAAAAAGCGGCAATGCTCATAATATGCTTGAAGCTACTGAAACAGTAAAAGAAATCGGCTTTCCTATTATTATAAGGCCCAGCTTCACGTTAGGCGGAACAGGCAGCGGCGTCGCTTACAATATTGAAGAATTCAATGAACTGGCGCCCAGGGCACTTGAAAGCAGTATGATCAGCGAGATACTTATTGAAGAATCCGTAATCGGCTGGAAAGAATTCGAATTTGAAGTGATGAGAGACCTTAAAGATAACGTTGTTATTATATGTTCCATAGAAAACCTCGACCCTATGGGCGTTCATACGGGCGACAGTATTACCGTAGCGCCGGCGCAAACGCTAAGCGACAAGGAATACCAGTTAATGCGCGATGCCTCAATAAAAATCATCAGGGAAATCGGTGTTGAGACCGGCGGCTCCAATATACAGTTTGCGGTAAATCCCGACAACGGCAAGATGGTAATAATTGAAATGAACCCGAGAGTATCAAGAAGTTCCGCTCTGGCCTCAAAAGCAACAGGGTTCCCGATAGCAAAAATCGCTGCAAAACTCGCAGTCGGTTATACCCTGGATGAAATCCCCAACGATATTACCAGAGAAACTCCTGCCTGCTTTGAACCGAGCATTGATTACTGCGTAGTTAAAATACCAAGATTTACTTTTGAAAAGTTCCCTCGCGCTGATACTACTTTAACCACATCAATGAAGTCGGTAGGTGAAGTTATGGCCATAGGCAGGACTTTTAAAGAAGCCCTGCAGAAAGGCCTGCGCGCCCTTGAAACCGGAAAATCCGGGTTGGTTGATTTAGTTATAAAAGGTGTCAGCACTTTCAGCCAGGAAGAAATTGAAAATAAATTAAGAGTCCCGAACCCTGACAGGATATTTTACATAAAACTTGCTTTACAAAGGAATATGAGCGTTGATAAAATTTTTGAACTTACTAAAATTGACAGGTGGTTTCTTTTCAATATCAAGGAAATTGTTGAAATGGAAAATAATATAAAAAAATACAACAAAAAAAAGATAACTTCACAGCTTCTGCGCAGCGCAAAAGAATACGGATTTTCAGACAAACAGCTTGCAAAACTGCTTGGTAAGGATGAGCTTTCAATTTATAAACTCAGGAAAAAATTCGGCATACTGCCCACCTATAAAGTAGTAGATACCTGCGGCGCCGAATTTGAAGCTTATACGCCTTATTATTATTCCACATACGAAAGCGAAGACGAATGA
- a CDS encoding HD domain-containing protein, translating into MPQQQPEGLPEYPPTFSEEIHEDAEAPKDLIKEIHQLASAEKAYDEAIDTVKKLFANIEKTKQDINLLLNIARKTTALLIANNEELIILCTRTTPNLYLYSHSVNTCILSTALAIALGYSSDDLEKIALSALLHDTGMIKIVSVVSKSSKVSQHDFNEIKKHPNYSRELLENVDMSPQTKTFLDAVITQVHERKDGSGYPKGLSGEQTNVIAKIVSICDVYEALTHPRSWREAILPHEALKKMIDMADADFDMNMVKLFIEKISLYPIGSYVRLNDEQVARVISSNPGLPTRPNLKIIVDCENKKVSDQKFVDLRKSSVLYITKCVDETMLKLEDKKLVLELKARRWWVKNI; encoded by the coding sequence ATGCCGCAGCAACAGCCCGAAGGGCTCCCGGAGTACCCGCCCACGTTTTCCGAAGAGATTCACGAAGACGCAGAAGCGCCAAAAGATTTAATTAAAGAAATTCATCAGCTTGCTTCCGCAGAAAAAGCCTATGATGAAGCGATTGATACTGTAAAAAAACTCTTCGCTAATATTGAAAAAACCAAACAGGACATCAATCTGTTATTGAATATCGCCCGCAAAACAACGGCCCTGTTAATTGCAAACAACGAAGAGCTTATTATTTTGTGCACTCGCACAACACCCAACCTCTACCTATATAGCCATAGCGTAAATACCTGTATTTTGTCTACAGCTCTTGCAATTGCGCTTGGCTATTCATCGGATGATCTTGAAAAAATAGCTTTAAGCGCACTGCTGCATGATACAGGCATGATAAAAATTGTGAGTGTTGTTTCAAAATCCTCAAAAGTTTCTCAGCATGATTTTAACGAAATTAAAAAACATCCCAATTATTCCAGGGAATTGCTGGAAAATGTCGATATGTCGCCCCAAACAAAAACTTTTCTGGATGCCGTAATTACGCAGGTGCACGAACGAAAAGACGGTTCAGGGTACCCGAAAGGCTTGTCGGGCGAGCAGACAAATGTTATTGCAAAAATAGTCAGCATTTGCGACGTGTACGAAGCCTTGACTCATCCGAGAAGCTGGCGTGAAGCAATACTTCCGCACGAAGCGCTGAAAAAAATGATTGATATGGCTGACGCTGACTTTGATATGAATATGGTGAAATTATTTATTGAAAAAATCTCTCTTTATCCTATAGGCAGTTATGTGCGTTTAAATGATGAACAGGTTGCGAGAGTTATAAGCTCAAATCCCGGACTGCCGACACGCCCCAATCTTAAGATTATTGTTGATTGCGAAAATAAAAAAGTATCTGACCAGAAATTCGTCGATCTGCGTAAAAGCAGTGTCTTATATATTACCAAATGCGTGGACGAAACCATGCTTAAACTTGAAGACAAGAAACTTGTGTTGGAATTGAAAGCAAGGCGCTGGTGGGTTAAGAACATTTGA
- the glmS gene encoding glutamine--fructose-6-phosphate transaminase (isomerizing) — protein MCGIVGYIGNKSVDSVLLVGLERLEYRGYDSAGIATINDGELAVCKRKGKLKILNDCLKEAGLGGNVGIGHTRWATHGEPSENNAHPHTDCKKEIAVVHNGIIENYQALKERLIAKGHIFESETDTEVIPHLIEEYLGEGLEDAVRKTILELKGSYAICVISEKEPDKIIVAKAGSPIIVGLGEKENFIASDVTAVLPHTKNVIILNDGELAVVTQNDVTVTNQKGVILKKEIENISMKAESLDKGDYKFFMLKEIYEQPKLIKTILNQRIKNGNSIIFEDMNLSNNYLAKVKRIIIQACGTSWHAALVAKYWLEKYAHIHTEVDVSSEFRYRNPIAEGDTLMLAISQSGETADTLAGIREGKSKFIKVLSIVNVTKSTIARESDGIIPIMAGPEIGVASTKAYTTQLVALYLFALYLGKLNYSIPEEEIISKLDGLKKIPEILNSVLKNQDTILKCADEYYTRKNFIFLGRGINFPNALEGALKLKEISYIHSTGHPAGEFKHGPIALINETTPVVCLTPKDELYSKMASNIEEVNARKGSIISIATQGDTKIAGISKHVIFVPECQQDISPIVTVLPLQLLAYHIAAKLGYDVDKPRNLAKSVTVE, from the coding sequence ATGTGCGGAATAGTCGGCTATATAGGAAATAAATCTGTTGATTCAGTCCTGCTGGTTGGGCTGGAAAGACTGGAGTATAGAGGTTACGATTCAGCCGGCATTGCCACAATAAATGACGGCGAACTTGCTGTATGCAAAAGAAAGGGCAAATTGAAAATACTGAACGATTGCCTGAAGGAAGCGGGGCTTGGGGGCAATGTTGGTATCGGCCATACCCGCTGGGCCACGCACGGTGAACCCTCCGAAAATAATGCGCACCCGCACACCGACTGCAAAAAAGAAATAGCTGTTGTTCATAACGGTATAATAGAAAACTATCAGGCTTTGAAAGAAAGACTTATTGCCAAGGGGCATATTTTTGAATCCGAAACCGACACAGAAGTAATACCCCACCTTATAGAAGAATACCTCGGAGAAGGGCTTGAGGACGCAGTCAGGAAAACAATACTTGAATTAAAAGGGTCTTATGCTATCTGCGTAATCAGCGAAAAAGAACCTGATAAAATTATTGTCGCAAAAGCCGGCAGCCCCATCATAGTAGGCCTGGGGGAAAAAGAAAATTTCATTGCATCTGACGTTACCGCAGTGCTGCCGCATACAAAAAATGTAATCATTCTCAACGACGGCGAGCTTGCCGTTGTAACCCAAAACGATGTAACTGTAACCAACCAAAAAGGAGTAATCTTAAAAAAAGAAATTGAAAACATCAGCATGAAAGCGGAATCCCTGGACAAAGGCGATTATAAGTTTTTCATGCTTAAAGAAATTTATGAGCAGCCCAAATTAATAAAAACCATACTGAACCAAAGGATAAAAAACGGAAATTCAATTATTTTTGAGGATATGAACCTCAGCAATAATTATCTCGCAAAAGTTAAAAGAATAATTATCCAGGCGTGCGGAACATCCTGGCATGCGGCTCTTGTGGCAAAGTACTGGCTGGAAAAATATGCCCATATTCATACCGAAGTTGATGTTTCCAGCGAGTTCAGGTACAGAAACCCTATAGCTGAAGGCGATACATTGATGCTTGCAATTTCCCAGTCAGGAGAGACAGCCGATACGCTTGCCGGCATCCGGGAAGGCAAAAGCAAATTCATTAAAGTATTATCAATCGTAAACGTGACAAAAAGCACGATAGCTCGCGAATCCGACGGGATAATACCCATTATGGCGGGCCCGGAAATAGGAGTGGCTTCAACAAAAGCTTACACAACCCAGCTTGTAGCGTTGTACCTTTTTGCGCTTTATCTGGGTAAACTCAATTATTCTATACCTGAAGAAGAAATAATTTCAAAACTTGACGGTTTGAAAAAAATACCGGAAATTTTGAACTCAGTCCTAAAAAACCAAGATACGATATTAAAATGCGCGGATGAATATTATACAAGAAAAAATTTCATCTTCCTTGGAAGAGGCATTAATTTTCCAAATGCGCTGGAAGGCGCCCTTAAATTAAAAGAAATCTCTTACATACATTCAACCGGGCACCCTGCCGGAGAGTTTAAGCACGGGCCGATTGCTTTAATAAATGAAACTACTCCGGTTGTATGCCTGACGCCGAAAGATGAATTATACTCAAAAATGGCAAGCAACATAGAAGAAGTAAACGCAAGGAAAGGAAGCATAATTTCCATTGCGACGCAGGGAGATACAAAAATCGCAGGTATTTCCAAACACGTTATTTTTGTTCCTGAATGCCAGCAGGATATTTCCCCCATTGTCACCGTGCTGCCCCTGCAATTACTTGCTTATCATATCGCGGCCAAGCTCGGCTATGACGTTGACAAACCGAGAAATCTGGCTAAAAGCGTAACAGTGGAGTAG
- the carA gene encoding glutamine-hydrolyzing carbamoyl-phosphate synthase small subunit, with protein MAKNIQTCFIALEDGTFFEGRSFGASGEKTGEIVFNTSMTGYQEILTDPSYKGQMVTMTYPLIGNYGINKEDFESAKPWVEGFIVKEYSKIVSNWRSRQSLGDFLKQHGIVAIESVDTRALTKHLRNQGAMRACISTEKRTAKQLIQKAKDSPGLENIDLVKEVTCRKPYQWNKSGKHKVIVIDCGVKYNILNELSKNDCQVTVVPAKTSAKQILEQKPDGLMLSNGPGDPSAVTYVVQTVKELIGKLPIFGICLGHQMLGQALGGKTFKLKFGHHGGNHPVKDLKTNKVHITVQNHGFCVDINSLNKNDIEITHLNLNDQTNEGIKHKKLPIFSVQFHPEASPGPHDASYLFGNFVKLMKENNA; from the coding sequence ATGGCAAAAAACATCCAGACATGTTTTATAGCTTTAGAAGACGGAACCTTTTTTGAAGGCAGGTCTTTTGGAGCCTCCGGTGAAAAAACCGGTGAAATCGTATTCAATACCAGCATGACCGGTTACCAGGAAATATTGACCGACCCTTCCTATAAAGGCCAGATGGTCACAATGACTTACCCGCTTATAGGCAATTATGGCATCAATAAGGAAGACTTCGAATCAGCAAAACCCTGGGTTGAAGGTTTCATAGTTAAAGAATACAGCAAAATAGTAAGCAATTGGAGAAGCCGGCAAAGCCTGGGCGATTTCCTTAAACAGCACGGCATAGTCGCCATAGAAAGCGTTGATACCAGAGCCCTGACGAAACATTTAAGAAATCAGGGAGCCATGAGAGCCTGCATATCAACCGAAAAACGCACCGCTAAACAACTTATTCAGAAAGCCAAAGATTCCCCCGGCCTTGAAAATATAGATCTTGTAAAAGAAGTAACCTGCCGTAAACCTTACCAATGGAATAAATCCGGCAAACATAAAGTTATTGTTATAGACTGCGGCGTAAAATATAATATTCTTAATGAATTATCAAAAAATGACTGCCAGGTTACCGTAGTACCCGCAAAAACATCTGCAAAACAAATACTTGAACAAAAGCCCGACGGCCTTATGTTATCCAACGGGCCCGGAGACCCCTCAGCAGTAACCTATGTCGTTCAAACCGTTAAAGAATTGATAGGAAAATTGCCCATATTCGGGATTTGTCTTGGGCACCAGATGCTGGGCCAGGCGCTTGGCGGTAAAACTTTCAAACTTAAATTCGGGCACCACGGCGGAAATCATCCTGTAAAAGACCTCAAAACAAATAAAGTACATATAACAGTCCAGAACCATGGATTCTGCGTTGATATTAATTCGCTGAACAAAAACGATATTGAAATAACTCATTTGAATTTAAATGACCAGACCAACGAAGGAATAAAACACAAAAAACTTCCTATATTCTCGGTGCAGTTTCATCCTGAAGCTTCTCCGGGCCCGCATGACGCAAGTTACCTGTTCGGAAATTTTGTTAAACTAATGAAGGAAAACAATGCCTAA